The Methylomonas koyamae genome has a segment encoding these proteins:
- the ribBA gene encoding bifunctional 3,4-dihydroxy-2-butanone-4-phosphate synthase/GTP cyclohydrolase II: MNSIEEIIGDLRLGKMVIIMDDEDRENEGDLLMAAEFVRPEDINFMAKYGRGLICLTLTRERCQQLRLPLMVNDNRTPYTTNFTVSIEAAEGVTTGISAADRALTVQAAVAKHAQPGDLVQPGHIFPLMAQAGGVLNRAGHTEAGCDLARLAGVEPAAVIVEILNDDGSMARRPDLEAFAERHNLKIGTIADLIHYRIKHENTLERISECVYPTEFGDFRLYAYQDCNDDNVHLALVMGDVAGDEPVLVRVHARNLIDDLLFSKRSDCSLPVREALKNIAEAGRGVLVLIRQKENNKDLVELIHSYQMQDHGVKHGRDLSADADWRTTGAGSRILSDLGVRRLKVMGAQKKYIGLSGFDLEVVEHIDAGN, translated from the coding sequence ATGAATAGCATAGAAGAAATTATCGGCGATCTGCGCCTGGGTAAGATGGTCATCATCATGGACGACGAAGACCGGGAAAACGAGGGCGACTTATTGATGGCGGCGGAATTCGTCCGCCCGGAAGACATCAATTTCATGGCCAAGTACGGCCGCGGCCTGATCTGTTTAACCTTGACCCGCGAACGTTGCCAGCAATTGCGCTTGCCGTTGATGGTCAACGACAACCGCACGCCTTACACCACCAATTTCACCGTTTCGATCGAAGCGGCCGAGGGCGTTACCACCGGCATTTCCGCGGCGGACCGGGCGTTGACGGTGCAAGCCGCAGTGGCCAAGCATGCCCAACCCGGCGATTTGGTGCAGCCCGGCCATATTTTTCCGCTGATGGCGCAGGCCGGCGGCGTGTTGAACCGGGCCGGGCATACCGAAGCCGGTTGCGATCTGGCGCGATTGGCAGGCGTGGAACCGGCGGCGGTAATTGTCGAAATTCTGAACGACGACGGCTCTATGGCCCGCCGTCCCGACCTGGAGGCGTTTGCCGAACGCCACAACCTGAAAATCGGCACAATTGCCGATTTGATCCATTACCGGATCAAACACGAAAATACGCTGGAACGCATCAGCGAGTGCGTTTACCCGACCGAGTTCGGCGATTTCCGGTTATACGCCTACCAGGATTGCAACGACGACAACGTCCACTTGGCCTTGGTCATGGGCGACGTGGCCGGCGACGAACCGGTCTTGGTGCGGGTACATGCGCGTAACCTGATCGACGATTTGCTGTTTTCCAAGCGCAGCGATTGCAGCCTGCCGGTGCGCGAGGCGCTGAAAAACATCGCCGAGGCCGGCCGCGGCGTCTTGGTGCTGATCCGGCAAAAAGAAAACAACAAAGATTTGGTCGAATTGATCCACAGCTATCAAATGCAGGACCACGGCGTCAAACACGGCCGCGATCTCAGCGCCGACGCCGATTGGCGTACCACCGGCGCCGGCTCGCGGATTTTGTCCGATCTGGGCGTGCGCCGGCTCAAGGTGATGGGCGCGCAGAAAAAATATATAGGCTTGTCCGGTTTCGATTTGGAAGTGGTCGAACATATCGATGCCGGCAACTAA
- the ribH gene encoding 6,7-dimethyl-8-ribityllumazine synthase has product MATVTTVEGNFSAQGGKFCIVSSRFNSFIVEQLEGGAIDALVRHGADRNDITLVKAPGAFELPMVVQRIAAGKKYDAIIALGAVIRGGTPHFEYVAGECVKGIAQVALQYDIPVAFGVLTVDSIEQAIERAGTKAGNKGAEAALSAIEMVSLFQALNGNQGS; this is encoded by the coding sequence ATGGCAACAGTGACTACCGTCGAAGGTAATTTTTCCGCGCAAGGCGGCAAGTTTTGCATCGTCTCTTCGCGCTTCAACAGCTTTATCGTCGAACAATTGGAAGGCGGTGCGATCGATGCGTTGGTGCGCCACGGCGCCGACCGCAACGATATTACGCTGGTCAAGGCGCCCGGCGCCTTCGAACTGCCGATGGTGGTGCAACGCATTGCCGCCGGCAAAAAATACGATGCGATTATCGCTTTGGGCGCGGTAATCCGCGGCGGCACGCCGCATTTCGAATACGTGGCCGGCGAATGCGTCAAAGGCATCGCCCAGGTTGCATTGCAATACGATATCCCGGTCGCATTCGGCGTGTTGACGGTGGATAGCATCGAGCAGGCGATCGAACGCGCCGGCACCAAAGCCGGCAACAAAGGCGCCGAAGCCGCCCTGTCCGCGATCGAAATGGTCAGCCTGTTCCAGGCCTTGAACGGCAACCAGGGCAGTTAA
- the nusB gene encoding transcription antitermination factor NusB, whose amino-acid sequence MSQAKTNARKCAVQALYQWQMSGDSLTRIETYFLEEEHLKGAQKTYFSELFHGVPKQLDVIDAALAEFVDRPVEKIDPVERAILRIGAYELINRLETPYKVIINEGVNLAKDFGADGSHKYVNGILDKVAQKQRAQEIAAKQRHKSGD is encoded by the coding sequence ATGAGCCAGGCAAAAACCAACGCCAGAAAATGTGCGGTGCAGGCCTTGTACCAATGGCAGATGTCGGGCGACAGTCTGACCCGGATCGAGACCTATTTTCTGGAAGAAGAGCATTTGAAAGGCGCCCAGAAAACCTATTTCAGCGAACTGTTCCACGGCGTGCCGAAACAACTGGACGTGATCGACGCCGCGTTGGCCGAATTCGTCGACCGGCCGGTGGAGAAAATCGATCCGGTAGAACGGGCCATCCTGCGCATCGGCGCTTACGAATTGATCAACCGCCTGGAGACGCCGTACAAGGTCATCATCAACGAGGGCGTCAATCTGGCCAAGGATTTCGGCGCCGACGGCAGCCACAAATACGTCAACGGTATTTTGGATAAGGTGGCGCAGAAGCAACGCGCGCAGGAAATCGCCGCCAAACAGCGCCACAAATCCGGCGACTGA
- the thiL gene encoding thiamine-phosphate kinase codes for MALGEFDLIRRFFAGTALQHPFNQLGIGDDCALLNLPDSYQIAVTADTMVENVHFFADVDPNALGHKVLAVNLSDLAAMGAEPFAVTLALTLPKVDEAWLQGFADGFLALAGQYRVDLVGGDTTAGPLTLTVQAMGAVPRGQALLRSGARPGDLIFVSGPLGNAGLGLKIRQGLPGADGGLALQSFDRPLPRIEIGLALRGVASACIDISDGLAADLGHILQQSGVGAVIDWDNLPLSAPVREYIATSSDWTLPLSAGDDYELCFTVPMAAAAKVPSGCHCVGAVEAESGLRIRRAGRIEQLQARGYQHFA; via the coding sequence ATGGCGCTCGGCGAATTCGACCTGATCCGGCGCTTCTTCGCCGGAACTGCGTTGCAACACCCGTTCAACCAACTCGGCATCGGCGACGACTGCGCTTTGCTGAATCTGCCGGACAGCTACCAAATCGCCGTAACCGCCGACACCATGGTCGAGAACGTGCATTTTTTTGCCGATGTCGATCCGAATGCCTTGGGGCATAAGGTATTGGCCGTCAACCTCAGCGATTTGGCGGCGATGGGTGCGGAGCCGTTTGCGGTGACGTTGGCATTGACCTTGCCAAAAGTCGACGAAGCCTGGTTGCAAGGCTTTGCCGATGGTTTTCTGGCACTGGCCGGGCAATACCGCGTGGATCTGGTCGGCGGCGATACTACCGCCGGACCGCTAACCTTGACGGTACAGGCGATGGGCGCAGTGCCGCGCGGCCAAGCTTTGCTAAGGTCCGGGGCTAGGCCCGGCGATTTGATTTTCGTCAGCGGTCCGCTCGGTAATGCCGGCTTGGGCTTGAAAATCAGGCAGGGTTTGCCGGGCGCCGACGGCGGTTTGGCCTTACAAAGTTTCGACCGGCCGCTGCCGCGAATCGAAATAGGCCTGGCCCTGCGCGGCGTTGCCAGCGCCTGTATCGATATTTCCGACGGTTTGGCGGCCGACCTGGGCCATATTCTGCAACAGAGCGGCGTCGGCGCTGTGATCGATTGGGACAATCTGCCGTTGTCGGCGCCGGTGCGCGAGTACATTGCAACCAGCTCGGACTGGACCCTGCCGTTGAGCGCCGGCGACGACTACGAACTGTGTTTCACCGTGCCGATGGCCGCGGCGGCAAAGGTGCCGTCCGGTTGCCACTGCGTCGGCGCCGTCGAGGCCGAGTCCGGTTTGCGCATTCGCCGGGCAGGGCGTATCGAGCAACTCCAGGCCAGAGGGTATCAGCATTTTGCTTAG
- a CDS encoding phosphatidylglycerophosphatase A family protein, whose product MSILLREYYGNNRLSARQILCDPVLFLAFGFGSGLSRFMPGTFGTAAAIPLYLLLAQTGSVVYAVVTMVAIVAGVAICGRAAHKLGVHDFGGIVWDEIAGFLVTMLGVSLSWQSLLAGFALFRLFDILKPWPIKWLDRQVDGGLGIMLDDVAAGGVACLILHYWF is encoded by the coding sequence ATCAGCATTTTGCTTAGAGAATATTACGGTAACAACCGGTTAAGTGCCCGGCAAATCCTTTGCGACCCGGTATTGTTTTTGGCCTTCGGGTTCGGTTCCGGCTTGTCGCGGTTCATGCCCGGCACGTTCGGTACCGCTGCCGCGATTCCGCTGTATCTGTTATTGGCTCAAACCGGCAGCGTCGTCTACGCCGTGGTGACCATGGTCGCCATCGTGGCCGGTGTGGCAATTTGCGGCCGCGCCGCGCACAAGCTTGGCGTGCACGATTTCGGCGGTATCGTCTGGGACGAGATTGCCGGCTTCCTGGTGACCATGCTCGGCGTTTCCCTGTCTTGGCAGAGCCTGCTGGCCGGATTCGCGCTATTCCGGCTATTCGATATTCTGAAGCCTTGGCCGATCAAATGGCTGGACCGCCAAGTCGACGGTGGCTTGGGCATCATGCTCGACGATGTCGCCGCCGGCGGCGTTGCCTGCCTGATCCTGCATTACTGGTTTTGA
- a CDS encoding heme-binding protein, protein MNSKLVLGASLAALLNAGIVSADWDFAGGKGIGSACKGLPSHAALKTALDQAVSAETSGLNLHMWATIVNRDGVVCAVAYSGINRAAQWPASRVISAQKANTANSLSLDSSSASAGSGMNKGLALSTANLYSAVQPGGSLFGLQESNPVNTEAAYGGNQGLYGTPVDPLVGKKIGGVNVFGGGLGLYAAGQTLVGGVGLSGDTSCADHNIAWRVRNNLGLDHIHGVGGVSGDALRPDNIVYDIGADGKSAGGFGHPTCLNSTSAAELPAGIP, encoded by the coding sequence ATGAATTCGAAACTGGTACTTGGAGCTTCGCTGGCGGCATTGCTAAATGCCGGCATCGTATCGGCCGATTGGGATTTTGCAGGCGGTAAAGGGATAGGCTCAGCCTGTAAGGGGCTGCCTAGCCACGCTGCGTTGAAAACTGCGTTGGATCAGGCGGTCAGCGCCGAAACCAGCGGTTTGAATCTGCATATGTGGGCGACTATCGTCAACCGCGACGGCGTGGTTTGTGCCGTGGCATATTCCGGTATCAACCGTGCGGCGCAGTGGCCGGCCAGCCGGGTGATTTCCGCACAGAAAGCCAATACCGCCAATTCCTTGAGCCTGGATTCGTCATCGGCTTCGGCCGGTTCCGGCATGAATAAAGGTTTGGCTTTGTCGACCGCGAATTTATATTCGGCAGTCCAGCCGGGCGGCAGCTTATTCGGCCTGCAAGAGAGCAATCCGGTCAATACCGAAGCGGCTTATGGCGGTAACCAGGGCCTGTACGGTACGCCGGTCGATCCGTTGGTCGGTAAAAAAATCGGCGGCGTCAACGTGTTCGGCGGCGGCCTTGGTTTGTATGCTGCAGGGCAAACCCTGGTCGGCGGCGTCGGTTTGAGCGGCGATACTTCGTGTGCGGACCACAATATCGCCTGGCGGGTCAGAAACAATTTGGGTCTGGATCATATCCACGGTGTAGGTGGCGTCAGCGGCGATGCGCTACGCCCGGATAACATCGTTTACGATATCGGTGCCGATGGCAAAAGTGCCGGCGGCTTCGGTCATCCGACTTGCCTGAACAGCACCAGCGCCGCAGAATTGCCGGCCGGCATTCCTTAA
- a CDS encoding MBL fold metallo-hydrolase, protein MRYTIIPVTPYQQNCTLLICEHSNKAALVDPGGDINLLLEEVQNQGVELESLLLTHGHLDHVGGTAELAAKLSLPIIGPQLEDDFWIKLLPEQCRMFGFPESAGFTPQRWLNDGDTVKVGDEVLQVIHCPGHTPGHVVFFSETERLALVGDVLFKGSIGRTDFPKGDYQTLIDSIVNKLWPLGEDIKFIPGHGPMSTFAAEMRSNPYVGRYAVSS, encoded by the coding sequence ATGCGCTACACCATCATCCCGGTTACGCCCTACCAACAAAACTGCACCCTGCTTATCTGCGAACACAGCAATAAAGCCGCCTTGGTGGATCCCGGAGGCGACATCAATTTATTGCTGGAGGAAGTGCAAAACCAAGGCGTGGAACTGGAGTCGCTGCTGTTGACCCACGGCCATTTGGACCATGTCGGCGGCACTGCCGAATTGGCCGCCAAGCTGTCGCTGCCTATCATCGGCCCGCAGTTGGAAGACGATTTCTGGATCAAATTATTGCCCGAGCAATGCCGGATGTTCGGTTTCCCGGAATCGGCCGGCTTCACGCCGCAACGCTGGTTGAACGACGGCGATACGGTTAAGGTCGGCGACGAAGTGTTACAGGTCATCCACTGCCCGGGCCATACCCCCGGCCATGTGGTGTTTTTCAGCGAAACTGAACGGCTGGCGCTGGTCGGCGACGTCTTGTTCAAAGGTTCGATCGGCCGCACCGATTTCCCGAAAGGCGATTACCAAACCCTGATCGATTCGATCGTCAACAAGCTCTGGCCGCTGGGAGAAGACATCAAATTCATCCCCGGCCACGGTCCGATGTCGACCTTCGCTGCCGAGATGCGCAGCAACCCTTATGTCGGACGTTACGCCGTTTCATCGTAA
- the odhB gene encoding 2-oxoglutarate dehydrogenase complex dihydrolipoyllysine-residue succinyltransferase, with product MSFDILVPSLPESVSDATLVAWHKQTGEWVNEGENLADLETDKVILEVPAPKSGTLEAIVVQDGETVVGGQLLAKLDAQSAKAAPAAAKQEDAPLSPSVRKLVAENELDPNSIQGSGKHGRILKSDVLDFMHDQQAQPEPAPAAAAPAADTSHSPLSATAIAALRPEQRVPMTRLRAKVAERLLQAQQNAAMLTTFNEVNLKAVIELRNQYKDRFEAKHNIKLGFMSFFVKASIEALKRFPAINASIDGNDIIYHGYYDIGIAVTTQRGLIVPILRDADQLDFAGIEKGIHDFSNKARNGSISVEDLSGGTFTITNGGIFGSMLSTPILNPPQCAILGMHAIKDRPVVENGEIVIRPIMYLALSYDHRLVDGKEAVQFLGIIKECLEAPAHLLLNI from the coding sequence ATGAGCTTTGATATTTTGGTACCCAGCCTCCCCGAATCGGTGTCCGACGCCACACTGGTCGCATGGCACAAACAGACCGGGGAATGGGTCAACGAAGGCGAAAATCTGGCCGATCTGGAAACCGACAAGGTGATTCTGGAAGTACCGGCCCCCAAGTCCGGCACGCTGGAAGCCATCGTCGTTCAAGACGGCGAAACCGTGGTCGGCGGCCAATTGCTGGCCAAACTGGACGCGCAAAGCGCCAAGGCGGCCCCGGCTGCGGCGAAGCAGGAAGATGCCCCGCTCAGCCCGTCGGTACGCAAACTGGTAGCCGAAAACGAGCTGGACCCCAACTCGATCCAGGGCTCCGGCAAACACGGCCGGATTCTGAAGAGCGATGTGCTGGACTTTATGCACGACCAACAAGCGCAGCCGGAACCGGCGCCGGCCGCTGCCGCACCGGCGGCCGACACCAGCCATTCGCCGCTTTCGGCGACGGCCATCGCCGCATTGCGGCCGGAACAACGGGTACCGATGACCCGGCTGCGGGCCAAGGTTGCCGAACGCCTGTTGCAGGCCCAACAAAACGCCGCGATGTTGACCACGTTCAACGAGGTCAATCTGAAAGCAGTGATCGAGCTGCGCAACCAATATAAAGACCGTTTCGAAGCCAAACACAACATCAAACTCGGCTTCATGTCGTTTTTCGTCAAGGCTTCGATCGAAGCTTTAAAGCGCTTCCCGGCCATCAACGCCTCGATCGACGGCAACGACATCATCTACCACGGCTACTATGACATCGGCATCGCCGTGACGACCCAACGCGGCCTAATCGTGCCGATTTTGCGCGACGCCGACCAACTGGATTTCGCCGGCATCGAAAAAGGCATCCACGATTTCAGCAACAAGGCCCGCAACGGCTCGATCAGCGTCGAGGACCTCAGCGGCGGCACCTTTACCATCACCAACGGTGGCATCTTCGGTTCGATGTTGTCCACGCCGATTTTGAATCCGCCACAATGCGCCATTTTGGGCATGCACGCGATCAAGGACCGGCCGGTGGTCGAGAACGGCGAAATCGTGATCCGCCCGATCATGTACCTGGCTTTGTCTTACGACCACCGCCTGGTAGACGGCAAGGAAGCGGTACAATTCCTCGGTATAATCAAGGAATGCCTGGAAGCCCCGGCGCATCTATTGCTTAACATCTAG
- a CDS encoding 2-oxoglutarate dehydrogenase E1 component codes for MSSLLKEFEESSSLYGGNAHYVEYLYEQYLNAPETINPSWRARFDAIRSGSTEDTPHSTIIDRFERLAIAEPGKLARMQGFTEQSVKKQSAVARLINHYRVKGHQIAANNPLRESKTVPADLDPLYYGLTEADMSTLFDTGGLCGIDRLPLKAILQTLKEIYCGSIGSEYMHIVDDESKRWIKDKLEGAKPDFSSHPEKRIWLLKLLIAAEGLEKFLHRKYVGQKRFSLEGGESLIPILDELIQRAGEHKIKEIVIGMAHRGRLNVLINILGKSPAVLFGEFEGTHTSSPGVLTGDVKYHQGFSSNIATPGGPIHLTLAFNPSHLEIINPVVEGSVKARQDRHGVGGIDAIVPILIHGDAAFAGQGIVMETLNMSETRAFSTGGTVHIVINNQIGFTTSNPFDARSTLYCTDVANMIQAPVFHVNGDDPEAVIFITQLALDYRNTFHKDVVIDLICYRRHGHNEADEPAATQPMMYKAIRDHLTPPQIYAQQLIADGVIDQAGVHQLEQHYLQQLNEGLPVSRPIIENKAYSYSARWERFLNKHWDMPSETAVTLERIRFCNQRLQSFPEGFELHPRVAKVMEDRNKMAAGEMPMDWGFAENMAYATVLMDGYDLRLTGQDIGRGTFSHRHAILLNQANGENYIPLKHLAENQGRAQIFNSLLSEAGVLGFEYGYSSTEPNKLVIWEAQFGDFANGAQVVIDQFISSGETKWGKLSGLVMLLPHGFEGQGPEHSSARLERYLQLCADQNIQVCVPTTPAQIFHLLRRQVVREYRKPLIVMSPKSLLRHKLAVSELDELVNGEFQTVIGEQDDIDPFHVTRLILCAGKVYYDLLETRRADGLQHVAIVRIEQLYPFPNDRFKQEIDKFPNLEQIYWCQEEPKNQGAWYQSKHHFFDLVDNNIPIHYAGRPPCAAPAVGNYKTHLQEQRAVVHAALYGNNEGNKHEL; via the coding sequence TCAACCATTACCGGGTCAAGGGCCACCAAATCGCCGCCAACAATCCGTTGCGCGAATCGAAGACCGTCCCGGCCGATCTGGATCCGCTGTATTACGGCTTGACCGAAGCCGATATGAGCACGCTATTCGATACCGGCGGTTTGTGCGGCATCGACCGCCTGCCGCTGAAGGCCATCCTGCAAACCTTGAAGGAAATCTACTGCGGCAGCATCGGCAGCGAGTATATGCACATCGTTGACGACGAGTCCAAGCGATGGATCAAGGACAAGCTGGAAGGTGCCAAACCCGATTTCTCCAGCCATCCGGAAAAACGCATCTGGTTGTTGAAGCTTTTGATCGCCGCCGAAGGCCTGGAAAAATTCCTGCACCGCAAATACGTCGGCCAAAAGCGCTTTTCGCTGGAAGGCGGCGAATCGCTGATCCCGATTCTCGACGAATTGATTCAGCGCGCCGGCGAACACAAGATCAAGGAAATCGTAATCGGCATGGCCCACCGCGGCCGGCTCAACGTATTGATCAATATTCTCGGTAAAAGCCCGGCCGTGCTGTTCGGCGAATTCGAGGGCACCCACACCTCGTCGCCGGGCGTGCTGACCGGCGACGTCAAATACCACCAGGGCTTTTCGTCGAATATCGCCACGCCCGGCGGCCCGATCCATTTGACGCTGGCGTTCAACCCGTCGCATTTGGAGATCATCAACCCGGTCGTGGAAGGCTCGGTCAAAGCCCGCCAAGACAGGCACGGCGTCGGCGGCATCGATGCGATCGTGCCGATCTTGATCCACGGCGACGCGGCGTTCGCCGGCCAAGGCATTGTCATGGAAACGCTGAACATGTCGGAGACCCGGGCGTTTTCGACCGGCGGTACCGTGCATATCGTCATCAACAACCAAATCGGCTTTACCACCAGCAATCCGTTCGACGCCCGCTCGACCTTGTACTGCACCGATGTGGCCAACATGATTCAGGCGCCGGTGTTCCACGTCAACGGCGACGATCCCGAAGCCGTAATTTTTATCACCCAGTTGGCGCTGGATTACCGCAACACGTTTCATAAAGACGTGGTGATCGATTTGATTTGCTACCGCCGCCACGGCCATAACGAGGCCGACGAGCCGGCCGCGACCCAGCCCATGATGTACAAAGCCATCCGCGACCATCTGACGCCGCCGCAAATCTATGCGCAACAACTGATCGCCGACGGCGTCATCGACCAGGCCGGCGTACACCAACTGGAACAACATTATCTGCAACAGTTGAACGAGGGCCTGCCGGTCTCGCGGCCCATCATCGAAAACAAGGCTTATTCTTACTCGGCACGCTGGGAACGGTTTTTGAACAAACATTGGGACATGCCGTCCGAGACCGCGGTGACGCTGGAACGCATTCGGTTCTGCAACCAGCGCCTGCAATCGTTTCCCGAGGGTTTCGAATTGCACCCGCGCGTCGCCAAGGTGATGGAAGACCGCAACAAGATGGCGGCCGGGGAAATGCCGATGGATTGGGGCTTTGCCGAAAACATGGCTTACGCCACGGTGTTGATGGACGGCTACGACTTGCGCCTGACCGGTCAGGACATCGGCCGCGGCACCTTTTCTCACCGCCACGCCATTCTGTTGAACCAAGCCAACGGCGAAAACTATATTCCGCTGAAACATCTGGCCGAAAACCAAGGCCGGGCGCAGATCTTCAACTCGCTGCTGTCGGAAGCCGGCGTGCTCGGTTTCGAATACGGCTATAGCTCGACCGAGCCGAACAAGCTGGTCATCTGGGAAGCCCAATTCGGCGACTTCGCCAACGGCGCCCAAGTCGTGATCGACCAATTCATCAGCTCCGGCGAAACCAAATGGGGCAAACTCAGCGGCTTGGTGATGCTGTTACCGCACGGTTTCGAAGGCCAAGGCCCGGAGCATTCCTCGGCCCGGCTGGAGCGTTATCTGCAATTGTGCGCGGACCAGAATATCCAGGTTTGCGTACCGACCACCCCGGCGCAAATTTTCCATTTGCTGCGCCGGCAAGTGGTGCGCGAATACCGCAAGCCGCTGATCGTGATGAGCCCGAAAAGCCTGCTGCGCCATAAACTGGCGGTGTCGGAGCTGGACGAACTGGTCAACGGCGAATTTCAGACCGTGATCGGCGAACAGGACGATATCGATCCGTTTCACGTCACCCGCTTGATTCTGTGCGCCGGCAAGGTTTACTACGATCTGTTGGAGACCCGGCGCGCAGACGGATTGCAACACGTTGCCATCGTCCGTATCGAACAACTGTACCCGTTTCCAAACGACCGATTCAAACAGGAGATTGACAAATTCCCTAATCTGGAACAAATCTACTGGTGCCAGGAGGAACCGAAAAACCAGGGCGCCTGGTACCAAAGCAAACACCATTTCTTCGACTTGGTGGATAACAACATTCCGATTCATTATGCCGGCCGCCCGCCTTGCGCGGCGCCGGCGGTGGGCAACTACAAAACCCACTTACAAGAACAACGTGCGGTAGTTCATGCCGCTCTCTATGGAAACAACGAAGGAAACAAACATGAGCTTTGA